Within Burkholderia diffusa, the genomic segment CGAAGCCCGTTTCGAAAAACTGGTATGACCACACCTTCGACGTCTGGACACACCCCTTCCGCCCGCCAAGAATGCGGTCCATCCGGCGCGCCGTGCATCCCGCGGCCGCCTGCATGGTGGAGTTGGTGGAGACGGAGACACACGATGAGTTTCACCTACGACGAACGGATCGACGGCCCGCTGGCGACCGTCGATCGCGACACAGTCGTCGCAGCACTGCACGCGGCGGCGCCCGGCCTCGACGTACTGCACGAGCGCGAGGCGCTCAAGCCGTTCGAGTGCGACGGCCTTGCCGCATACCGCACGGTGCCGCTCGCGGTCGCGCTGCCCGACACGGTCGAGCAGGTCCGCGCGGTGCTGCGCGTCGCGGCCGCGCACGGCGTGCCGGTGGTCGCGCGCGGCGCGGGCACCGGCTTGTCGGGCGGCGCGATGCCGCTCGAAAAGGGCATCCTGCTCGTGATGTCGAAGTTCAACCGGATCCTCGGAATCGACGCCGATGCCGGCATCGCGCGAGTGCAGCCCGGCGTGCGCAACCTCGCGATCTCGCAGGCCGCGGCGCCGTACGGCCTCTACTACGCGCCCGATCCATCGTCGCAGATCGCATGCTCGATCGGCGGCAACGTCGCCGAAAACGCGGGCGGCGTGCACTGCCTCAAATACGGGCTGACGGTGCACAACATCCTGAAGGTCGAGATCCTGACGATCGACGGCGACACGCTGACGCTCGGCGCCGACGCGCTCGACGCCCCCGGCTTCGACCTGCTCGCGCTGTTCACCGGCTCGGAGGGGATGCTCGGCATCGTCACCGAGGTGACGGTGAAACTGCTGCCGAAACCGCCGAGCGTGAAGGTGCTGATGGCGAGCTTCGACGACGTCGCCGAAGCCGGCGCGGCGGTCGCGCGGATCATCGGCGCGGGCGTGATCCCCGGCGGGCTCGAGATGATGGACAACCTTGCGATCCGCGCGGCCGAGGACTTCATCCATGCGGGCTATCCGGTCGACGCGCAAGCCATCCTGCTGTGCGAACTCGACGGCGCGGCCACCGATGTCGACGAAGACGCGGAACGCGTCGCCGCGCTGCTGCGCGACGCGGGCGCATCGGAGATCCGGGTCGCGCGCGACGAAGCGGAGCGTCAGCGCTTCTGGGCCGGCCGCAAGAACGCGTTCCCGGCGGTCGGCCGCATGTCGCCCGACTACTACTGCATGGACGGAACGATCCCGCGCCGCGAGCTGCCGCGCGTGCTCGAAGGCATCGCCGCGCTGTCCGCCGAATACGCGCTGCCGGTCGCGAACGTGTTCCATGCGGGCGACGGCAACATGCATCCGCTGATCCTGTTCGACGCGAACCGCACCGGCGAGCTCGACCGCGCGGAGGCGCTGGGCGGCAGGATCCTCGAGCTGTGCGTCGCGGTGGGCGGCAGCATCACCGGAGAACACGGCGTCGGGCGCGAGAAGATCAACCAGATGTGCGTGCAGTTCAACGCCGACGAAATCACGTTCTTCCACGCGGTGAAGGCCGCGTTCGATCCGCAGCGCCTGCTCAATCCCGGCAAGAACATCCCGACGCTGCATCGCTGCGCCGAATTCGGCGCGATGCACGTGCATCACGGCAAGCTGCCGTTTCCCGAACTGGAGCGCTTCTGATGCGACGCGAACGCGAACCCGAATCGATCGACGACAGCGCGGCGCTCATCGCGCAGGTCGACGCCGCGATCCACGATCGCCAGCCGCTGCATATCCACGGCGCGGGCACGAAGGCGTTCGTCGGCCGCGCCGTCGAAGGCCGCACGCTCGACGTGCGCACACACCGCGGCATCGTCGCGTACGACCCGACCGAACTCGTCATCACCGCGCGCGCGGGCACACCGCTCGCGGAACTGGAGGCGATGCTCGACGCGGCCGGCCAGATGCTGCCGTGCGAGCCGCCGACGTTCGGCGGCTCGGCCACCGTCGGCGGGATGTTCGCAGCCGCGCTGTCGGGGCCGCGCCGCCCGTGGGCCGGCGCGGTGCGCGACTTCGTGCTCGGCTGCCGCGTGATCACCGGCCACGCGAAACATCTGCGCTTCGGCGGCGAGGTGATGAAGAACGTCGCGGGCTACGACGTGTCGCGGCTGCTCGCGGGCAGCTTCGGCTGCCTCGGCGTCGTGACGGAGGTGTCGCTGAAGGTGCTGCCGAAGCCGCGCGCGACCGGCGATCTGGCGCTGTCGCTCGCTGCCGCCGAAGCCGTGCAGCGGGTCGCCGGATGGCGTCGCGCGGGGCTGCCGCTCGCGGGCGCGTGCCACGCGGACGGCGTGCTGCGCGTGCGACTCGAAGGCGGCGAAGGCTCGGTAAAGGCCGCGCGCGACACGATCGGCGGCGAGCGCATGGACGATCGCGACGACGGGTTCTGGCCGCGACTGCGCGACCTGTCGTTGCCCTTCTTCGACGATCCGCGCCCGCTGTGGCGCGTGTCGGTGGCGGCCGCCGCGCCGCTCGATTCGCTCGCCGGCGCGCAGCTCGTCGACTGGGGCGGCGCGCAGCGCTGGCTGAAAACCAGCGCTGCTCCGGCCGACGTGCAGCGGTTCGCCGCGCAGTGGGGCGGCCATGCGACCTGCTTCACGCCCGGCACGACGTCCGAACCGTTGCAGCCGCTGCCGCCCGCGCTGCTGCGCGTGCACCGCCAGTTGAAGGCGCAACTGGATCCGCATGCGATTTTCAACCCCGGCCGCCTGTACGCGGACGTCTGAACGCCAACCCGATTCGAACCGCCGATGCAAACCAATCTCAGCGAAGCCAGCAAGGCCCTCGACCGGGCCGACGAAGCGGAAGCGATCCTGCGCGCATGCGTGCACTGCGGCTTCTGCAATGCGACCTGCCCGACCTACCAGGTGCTCGGCAACGAGCTCGACGGGCCGCGCGGACGCATCTACCTGATCAAGCAAATGCTCGAGGGTGAACCGTGCGGCGAACGCACGCAGCAGCATCTCGACCGCTGCCTGAGCTGCCGCAACTGCGAGACGACCTGTCCGTCCGGCGTGCGCTATCACACGCTGCTCGACATCGGCCGCGCGGAAGCCGAGAAGCGCGCGCGGCGTCCGGCGCGCGAGCGCATGCTGCGCGCCGGCCTGCGTCACGTCGTGCCGCGGCCGGCGACTTTCGCCGCGCTGCTGAAGGCCGGCCGTGCGCTGCGGCCGCTGCTGCCCGGCGCGCTGCAGGACAAGATCCCGGCCGCCGTGCCCGCGGCCACACCGCGCCCGCCCATGCGCCATGCCCGGCGCGTGCTGATGCTGGAAGGCTGCGTGCAGCCCGCGTTGTCGCCGAACACGAACGCGGCTGCCGCGCGCGTGCTCGACCGGCTCGGCATCAGCGTGACGCCCGCGCGCGAGGCCGGCTGCTGCGGCGCGACCGAATATCACCTGAACGCGCAGGATGCCGGGCTTGCACGCGCACGCCGCAACATCGATGCGTGGTGGCCCGCGATCGAGGCCGGCGCGGAAGCGATCGTGCTGACGGCGAGCGGCTGCGGCGCGTTCGTGAAGGAATACGGCGATCTGTTGCGCTCCGACCCCGCCTATGCGGACAAGGCGCGGCGCGTCAGCGCGCTCGCGCGGGACCTCGCGGAAGTGATCGCGGCCGAACCGCTCGACGCACTGGCCGATGCGACGCCGCGCCGCGTCGCGGTCCACTGCCCATGCACGCTGCAGCACGCGCAGCGGCTCGGCGGCGCGGTGGAGGGCATCCTGACGCGGCTCGGCTTCGATCTGACGAATGTCGCCGACGGCCATCTGTGCTGCGGCTCGGCGGGCACCTATTCGCTGACGCAGCCCGAACTCGCCGCCCGGCTGCGCGACAACAAGCTCGACGCGCTCGAAGCCGCACGGCCCGACCTGATTGTCACGGCCAACGTCGGCTGCCAGACTCATCTGAACGGCGCGGGCCGCACGCGCGTGCGCCACTGGATCGAGCTCGTCGACAACCGACTCGTCAACTGACCGCTGATTCCGGAGGAACACCATGAAAACGAAGCCCGAACTCGAACTCGCCGACGTCGAACGCATGCTCGCCGCCGCCCGCGCGGAAGCCGAGCGTCACGGCTGGGCCGTGTCGATCGCCGTCGTCGACGACGGCGGGCATCTGCTCGCGTTCGCACGCCTCGACGGTGCGTCGGCGGCCAGCGCCAGCATCGCGCAGGACAAGGCGCGCGCGGCGGCGCTCGGCCGTCGCGAGACGAAGGCGTATGAGGATATGATCAACGGTGGCCGCACAGCGTTTCTGAGCGTGCCGCTGACGGGGTTGCTCGAAGGCGGCGTGCCGGTGACGGTGGATGGCCGTATTGCGGGCGCGATCGGTGTGTCTGGCGTAAAGTCCGAACAGGATGCGCAGATCGCCCGCGCCGGCACACAAAGCGTCGCGGCCTGATCCGCGCGCGTTTTTCATCCCCGGGAGGAATCACGATGATCGACCAAGCAGGACTGCAAGTCGCCCCAGCGCTGAGCCAGTTCATTGAAAACGAAGCACTGCCGGGTACCGGCATCGACAAGGCCGCATTCTGGAGCGGTTTCTCGGCCCTGGTGCACGACCTCGCGCCGCGCAACCGCGAACTGCTCGCGGAACGCGACCGCCTGCAGCAGGAACTCGACGCGTGGCATCGCGCGCACCCCGGCCCGGTGCGCGACCATGCCGCGTATCGCGCGTTCCTCGAACGAATCGGCTACCTCGTGCCGGTCCCGTCGAATGTCGCGGCAGCCACCGCGAACGTCGACAGCGAGATCGCGACGCAGGCCGGCCCGCAGCTCGTCGTGCCGCTCTCGAACGCGCGTTATGCGCTGAACGCCGCGAACGCACGGTGGGGCAGCCTGTACGACGCACTGTACGGCACCGACGCGCTGCCGGAGGACGGCGGCGCCGAGCGCACCACGGCCTACAACCCGACGCGCGGCCAGCGCGTGATCGACTACGCACGCGACGTGCTCGACAACGCGGCGCCGCTCGCGAGCGGCTCGCACCGCGACGCACTGCGCTATCGCGTGGAAGACGGCCAGCTCGCCGTCGAAACCGGCAAGGGCGTCGTGCACCTCGCACAGCCCGCGCAGTTCGTCGGTTATCAAGGCGCGGCAGGCGCACCATCCGCGATTCTGCTGAAGCACAACGGCCTGCACCTCGAGATCCAGATCGACGCGTCGACCCCCATCGGCCGCGCCGATCTCGCAAACGTGAAGGACGTCGTGCTCGAAGCCGCGGTCAGCACGATCATCGACTGCGAGGATTCGGTCGCGGCGGTCGACGCCGAAGACAAGGTTCAGCTCTATCGCAACTGGCTCGGCCTGATGCAGGGCACGCTGGTCGAGGAAGTCGCGAAGGGCGGCAAGACCTTCACGCGCCGCCTGAACGCCGATCGCGAATACACGACGCCGGCCGGCGGCACGCTGACGCTGCACGGCCGCTCGCTGCTGTTCGTGCGCAACGTCGGCCACCTGATGACCAACGGCGCGGTGCTCGACCGCGACGGCAACGAAATTCCGGAAGGGATTCTCGACGGCGTCGTCACGGTGCTGTGCTCGCTGCACGACCTGAAGGCGAAGCGCAACTCGCGCACGGGCTCGATCTACATCGTGAAGCCGAAGATGCACGGCCCCGTCGAAGTCGCGTTCGCCGACACGCTCTTCGCGCGCATCGAGGATCTGTACAACCTGCCGCGCAACACGCTGAAGATGGGCATCATGGACGAGGAGCGCCGCACCAGCGTGAACCTCGCCGCGTGTATCGCCGCGGCCGCCGCGCGCGTCGCGTTCATCAACACCGGCTTCCTCGACCGCACCGGCGACGAGATGCACACCGCGATGGAAGCGGGCCCGATGATCCGCAAGGGCGACATGAAGACGTCGGCATGGATCCAGGCGTACGAGCGCAACAACGTGCTCGCCGGGCTGTCGGCCGGCCTGCGCGGCCGCGCGCAGATCGGCAAGGGCATGTGGGCGATGCCGGACCTGATGCATGCGATGCTCGAGCAGAAGATCGCGCATCCGCGCGCCGGCGCGAACACCGCGTGGGTGCCGTCGCCGACCGCCGCGACGCTGCATGCGCTGCACTACCACCTCGTCGACGTGCAGGCCGTCCAGCAGGAACTCGAAAAGACGCCGTATGCAAGCGAACGCGACGCGCTGCTCGAAGGCCTGCTGACCGTGCCGGTCGTCGAACGCGCCGAGTGGAGCGAAGCCGAGATCCTGAGCGAAGTCGAGAACAACGCGCAGGGCATCCTCGGTTACGTCGTGCGCTGGGTCGAGCAGGGTGTCGGTTGCTCGAAGGTACCGGACATCCACGACGTCGGCCTGATGGAAGACCGCGCGACGCTGCGCATCTCGAGCCAGCACATCGCGAACTGGCTGCGCCACGGCGTGATCACCGAGGCGTTCGTGCTCGACGTGTTCAAGCGGATGGCGCGTGTCGTCGATCAGCAGAATGCCGGCGATCCGAACTATCGCCCGATGGCACCCGGCTACGACCAGTCGACGGCATTCAAGGCCGCGTGCGCGCTGGCGCTGCAAGGCACGTCGCAGCCGAGCGGTTATACCGAGCCGCTGCTGCATCGTTTCCGGCTCGCATACAAGGCGCAGCAGCGCGGCGCGTAAACCATCGGCATGCGGGCTTTCCCGCATGCGGTTTCGCGAAACGGGCGGCCATCATGGCCGCCCGTTTTTCATCCGCGAATTCACGCGGCCCCTGAAATCGATAATCGGCCCATATCGCACGACTTCAAGTTGCCGCTTCACCGGCCGTTAAAGCAGTAAAACCGATCGTAAGATTCGTGCCGCTCTCGCCCCCGCGCAAAGCCTTGTACGGCAACGCTCCACGCGCGATTGGCAAGTATCCGCCGCGACGATAATTTGATCCGGATCAACGGTCCGCAACATTCTGCGCGTAGACGAATACGCGCGTTATACTCGGATCAATCCGCGCCGCCCGATTCGTCGGATCGTCGAATCGCGGCCAATCGTCCCGGTGAATGGCGTGATTCCTGCGGTTTATCCGGCCGCAATCATCGATGATCGGCGCCGGTTCCGCCGGTCGATCGGCGGCATGCGCATTGGAGACCGCATACCCGATCGCCGCCGACAAATCATACGAACAATCGCATCGGCCCGCCGCCTGGCGGCGATGCCCATCGATCCACGGACCATGGCAGAAACCGACTACGCAATGCCCAGCGAATCCGGCCTCACGGGCCGTATCGCCGCGCAACTGCGCCGGGTCCTGCTGCCGCACCTGATCTTCTATTCAGGGCTGCTGATCGCGCTGCTTCTATTGCTGCTGTGCGCCATCGTGCTGTACGAAGGCCGCATCGACGCGCGCGATCTCGCGCGCACCACCCAGGAGAACATCGCGCTGATGGCGTCGTGGGACATCGAGCGCAACATCGAGATCTATTCGCTGTCGCTGCAGGCGGTCGTCGACGGCTCGAACGATCCCGCGGTCGCCACGCTGCCGATGTCGCTGCGCCGCCAGGTGCTGTTCGACCGCGCGACGACGGCCAAATACCTCGGCGGCATCTACGTGCTCGACGCGAACGGCGACATCGCGGTCGACGGCATGAGCGATGTGCCGCGCAAGGCCAACTTCGGCAACGAACCGTATTTCACGGTGCACCGCGACCACCCGAACGTCGGCCTGTACGTCAGCGATCCGTACCATTCGCGGCTGCGCGGCGGCTCGCTGAGCATCGCGCTCAGCCGGCGGATCACGCGGCCCGACGGGTCGTTCGGCGGCGTCGCCGTGATGTCGATCCGCCTCGAATATTTCCAGAACCTGTTCTCGCGCCTGGCGCTCGGCGATCGCGGCTCCGTCGCGTTGATCAACACCGACGGCCGGATGGTCGCGCGCAAGCCGTACGATCCGGCGATCGTCGGCCGCGACATCAGCAAGGCCAGCACGTTCCGGCACTTCATGACCGCGAACGAGGGCAGCTTCGCCGATACCGCGTCGATCGACGGCGTGCGGCGCCTGTACGTGTTCCGGCATCTCGACAACCTGCCGCTGATCATCATGGTCGCGCGTTCGGAAGCCGACACCTATGCCGCGTGGTACGACCGCGCGATTCCGATCGGCTCGGCGATGGTCATGCTCGCGCTCGGCTTCGTCGGCCTGTCGCTGCTGCTCGACGTGCAACTGCGCAAGCGTCACCGCGCGGAAGCGGAACTGCGGGCGCTCGCACGCACCGACGGCCTCACCGGCCTCGACAACCGTCGCATGCTCGACGTCACGCTCGAGCGCGAATGGCGCCGCGCGGCACGCTCGCAACACGCGCTGTCGCTGCTGTTCGTCGACGTCGATCACTTCAAGCGCTACAACGACACGCAAGGCCATCAGGCCGGCGACGACGCGCTCGCCGCGGTTGGCCGCTGCATCGCAGGCTGCCTGCGGCGCCCGGCCGACTACGCGGCCCGCTACGGCGGCGAGGAGTTCGTCGTCGTACTGCCCGACGTCGACACGGCCGGCGCCGTGGCGATCGCCGAAGCGGTCCGCACCGGCATCCTCGATCTCGGCATCCGGCACGCCGCGGGCTCGTCCGACCGCCTGACCGCGAGCATCGGCGTGACGACCTGCTATCCGGAACGCGGCGACAGCATCCAGGCCGCGCTGAAGCTCGCCGACGACGCGCTGTACCGTGCGAAGGAACGCGGGCGCAACCGGGTCGTCGTGCAGACGGCCGCGAGCGTCGATCGCACGCCGCGGCGCGCCTGAGTCACGACGGGCCGGCAGGCCGCTGCGCTGCCGCCCGCGGGCGAAATCGCCGACAATATCGGCTCGCCGCGCCGCCGCGCCACCCATGCGCCGGCCGGCCCGCGCCCGCTTCACACCACCATGAGACTCAAGGCAAAGATTTTCCTTCTGGCCATCGTGCCATTCCTGCTCGCGATCGCCGGAATCGGTTTCGGCGTGCGGCAGCAGGCAACGTCGCTCGCGCGCACGCAGCATGCGACGATTCAGGCCGCGTACCTGTCCAGCAAGGAAGTCGAACTGAGGCATTACGTCGAGCTCGCGACGAGCGCGATCATGCCGCTGTACGACGCGAGCGGCCGCAACGCGCGCGACGACGCATTGCTGCGCACGCAGGCGCTCGCGATGCTGCAGAAGATGGATTTCGGCCCCGACGGCTATTTCTTCGTGTACGACCTGCACGGCAATGCGCTGATGCATCCGCGCGAGCCCGAGCGCGTCGGTCACAACTACTGGTCGATGCGCGACCCGCAGGGCGCGCTGACGATCCAGCAGCTGATCGGCGCCGCGTCACGCGGCGGCGGCTACGTGCGCTACACGTGGCAACGGCCGTCGACCGGCAAGGCCGCGCCGAAGCTCGGCTACGTCGTCGCGCTCGAGCGCTGGGGCTGGATGGTCGGCACCGGCATCTATCTCGACGACGTCGACACCGCGCTGCAACGCATCGACGCGCGCGCGTCCGCGAACATCGAGCGGACGATGAGCTGGCTCACCGCGATCGCGCTGACCGGCGCGGCGGTGATCGCCGTCTGCGCGCTGGTGCTGAACGTCAGCGAGTCGCGCAGCGCCGACGCGAAGCTCAAGCAGCTCGCGCAGCGTGTCGTCGAATCGCAGGAGCAGGAGCGCGCGCGGCTGTCGCGCGAACTGCATGACGGGATCAGCCAGATGATGGTGTCCGCGAAGCTGATGCTCGAATCCGCGCTCGCGCGCTTCGAGCGCGGCGCGACGCGGATGACGGAAGCCGAGCAGGCGCTCGCGTCGGGCATCGGACGGCTCGGCGACACGCTGCGCGAAGTGCGACGCATCTCGCATGCGCTGCGCCCGGCGATGCTCGACGATCTCGGCCTCGCGGCCGCGCTCGAACAGCTCGTGCGCGAGCTCGGCGCCGAAAGCGGCATCGACATCGGCTACACGCAGGTGGCACACAGCGGCGCGCGGCCGTTGCCCGCGCCCGTCAACACGGCGCTGTTCCGGATCGCGCAGGAAGCACTCAGCAACATCGTGCATCATGCGCAAGCGTCGCGCGCGGCCGTCACGCTCGACGTCGGCGCGCATTCCGTCACGCTGACCATCGCCGACAACGGCTGCGGTTTCGATGCCGAGCGGTCGCAGACCGATGCGCGCCGCGGCATCGGCCTGCGCAACATGCGCGAGCGCCTCGACGCGCTCGGCGGCACATTGACGATCACGTCGCAGGTCGGCCACACCGTCGTGGCCGCGCGCGTGCCGCTGCGCGCCGCCTGAGCACGCGACCCATAACCGGAGACCTTTGCCCATGAGCGCCCCCGACACCACCCGGCCCGCCGCCCGATTGCTGCTCGTCGACGATCACCCGCTGGTGCGCGACGGCCTGCGGATGCGGCTCGAGGCGGCCGACCTGTCCGTGGTCGGCGAAGCCGGCAACGCTGACGAGGCGCTCGCGCTCGCCGCGTCGCTCGAGCCCGATCTTGCGCTGATGGACGTCGGCATGAACGGGATGAACGGCATCACGCTGGCCGGCGTCTTTCACGAGCGCTTTCCGGGGATTCGCGTGCTGATGCTGTCGATGCACGACAACGTCGAATACGTGACGCAGGCCGTGCGCGCCGGCGCGAGCGGCTACCTGCTGAAGGATTCGCCCGCGAGCGAGATCGTGCGCGCGATCGGCGCGGTGCTCGCCGGTCAGACATTCTTCAGCGAAGGGCTCGCCGCGCGGATGATCCAGGCGAGCGCGGCCGCGTCGCCGCTCGACCGCCTGACGCCGCGCGAACGCGACATCCTCGATGCGCTGGCCGAGGGGCTGTCGAGCAAGCAGATCGCGCAGCAGACGGGGCTGTCGGTGCGCACGGTGGAAACGCACCGGCTCAATCTGAAGCGCAAGCTCGAGATCGAAGGGCAGGCGGAGCTGATCAAGTTCGCGGTCGAGCATCGGCGACGATAGCGCTCCCGACACCCGCGTTGCGTCGCGCCGAACGTGTCGTCGCCAGCCCAACCCGCAACGAAAAGGGCGCCCGAGGGCGCCCTTGATGCATGCAGCCTGCTGAACAGCCGGCGGACCGGCGGCGATCAGTTCGTCCGCGAGTTGTGCTTCTGCAGATACGCGATCAGGCCGTCGATGCCGCCCGACGCGAGCTGACTCTTGAACTGGCCCTGGTAGACCTGGATCAGCCACGCGCCCGACATGTCGATGTCGTAGATTTTCCAGTCGCTGCCGACCTTGCCGAGGCGATAGCCGACCGACTGGCTGTCGCCCGGCGTCGTAACCGTCGACTGCACCAGCGCATCGGCGCCCGACGCGCCGCCGGCCTTGAACGAGAACTTCGCGTCCTGGCCGCCGAGCTGCGCGAGGGACGCGGCATAGGTGCGCGTCATCAGCAGCTTGAACTGCTTGTACAGCTCCTGCTGCTGTTGCGGCGTCGCCTGCTTCCAGGCATCGCCGACCGCGATGCGGGTCGTGCGTTCGAAGTTCGTCGCGGGCAGGAAGCGCTGCTCAACGACTTGCGTGACTTTCGCCATGTCGCCGCCGCGCGCACCCGGATCGGCCTTCATCGCGTTGACGGTGCCTTCGACCGCATTGCGGACGATGTCGACGGGCGCGCTCTGCGCAAAAGCGGAAACCGACACGGCGGCGGCGGCGACGAAAGCAAACAGATGACGTTTCATACGGATATCGCACTCGATGAGAAAAAACGGCCGGCGGATTGCATCGATGGCATCGGCCGGTGGGTCGAAGTATAGCGGCCCGGCGGCCGGCCTGCCGCGCGGTGACCGACTGTTACCTTTCAACCCCTTTTGTCACAGGCCCCGCCGCGGCGCGATTCCGGCCCGTTATGTAAGTATCCCCATACAAATCGCCAGGCGCTGCGCGCCGATTCCTGCGCCGCGGAGCAAATATCCTTCCCGCCCCTTTACGCTCCAACGTCGCGACCGTCGCCACGTTGCGCCGGTATACTCGTTGTTTTGTCCTTGCCAGCCCCTTCCCACCGCCACATGGTGACATCTCTCATCGTCCGACTCGTTGCATGGTCGGTACGCCGCCCCGTCTGGGTCGTCGTGCTGTCGCTCGTCGTCGCCGCCTTCAGCAGCGTCTACGTCGCGCAGCACTTCAAGATCAACACGGACATCAGCAAGCTCGTCGACGCGGAACCCAAGTGGGCCGCGCTCGGGCAGGCTGTCGACAAGGCCTTCCCGCAACGCAACGGCACGATCCTCGCGGTAGTCGAGGCCCCGGCACCCGAATTTGCGACCGCCGCCGCGCATACGCTCACCGAGGCCTTGCGGAAGCAGGCCGACGCCGGCCGCATCGGCCAGGTCGCCGAACCCGGCGGCGGCCCGTTCTTCGAGCACAATGGGCTGCTGTTCCTGTCGACCCAGGAAGTGTCGGACACCACGACGCAGCTCGCGAGCGCGCGGCCGCTCGTCAACGAACTCGCGAAAAACCCGAGCCTGACCGGGCTCGCGACCACGCTGTCCACCACGCTCGGCCAGCCGCTCCTGACCGGCCAGGTGAAGC encodes:
- a CDS encoding response regulator — translated: MSAPDTTRPAARLLLVDDHPLVRDGLRMRLEAADLSVVGEAGNADEALALAASLEPDLALMDVGMNGMNGITLAGVFHERFPGIRVLMLSMHDNVEYVTQAVRAGASGYLLKDSPASEIVRAIGAVLAGQTFFSEGLAARMIQASAAASPLDRLTPRERDILDALAEGLSSKQIAQQTGLSVRTVETHRLNLKRKLEIEGQAELIKFAVEHRRR
- a CDS encoding MlaC/ttg2D family ABC transporter substrate-binding protein; the protein is MKRHLFAFVAAAAVSVSAFAQSAPVDIVRNAVEGTVNAMKADPGARGGDMAKVTQVVEQRFLPATNFERTTRIAVGDAWKQATPQQQQELYKQFKLLMTRTYAASLAQLGGQDAKFSFKAGGASGADALVQSTVTTPGDSQSVGYRLGKVGSDWKIYDIDMSGAWLIQVYQGQFKSQLASGGIDGLIAYLQKHNSRTN